Genomic DNA from Planctomycetaceae bacterium:
GCTTCAAGGGCCGCGGAGACCAAACCCGTCACCGTGGCGATTCCGAGTTCCGGAGAGATTCCCAATGCGTGGTACAGCGTTTCGAATGATCGCAAAGTCACTTCGGAAAACCTGCGGATGCCGCCGAGCGACAGAGCAAGCTGTTCTTTGCCAGGTCGGAAGTAACAAATCGTCGACACGATATCGTAGGCTGGCGACAACTCCGCGTTTCTGCGGTCCGGGTAAATGACGGAAAAATTCTTCAGATGGGCATCGCCGTTTCCGCAAATCACTGTGAATGCAATCTGCCGGAGGAATTCAGCAGCGCTGTTCGGAGCGATCCACGAAATCACGCGCCCGATGTCTTCATAGCTTGAGTGATATTGCCGGTCGCCTGGCGGGCGATCGAGAATTTGACCGAAGTCTTCCATGTGGATTCGACCTGTTGTCGAGCGATCGAAGCGGGCGATGGTGAAGACCGCACCGTTTCCCGTCGGCATTCCGTCCGGAATCGCATCGAACTCGTCGGATCGTCGAAGCTCGAAGTCGGGCACGCTGACACCGGCTGCCCTGGCCCAGTTCATCGTCGCGAATTCACACTCGGGCAGGCCCGGATATTCTGGCGCGTCAAACTTGGCAATGCATGCGACGCCGTCACCTTCGGCCGAGGTTGTGAGTCCCCGCCCCGAAGATCGAGCGGACAGTTTCCACTGCGCACCCGCAAGCGAGAATTTCAGGCCTGGAACTGCATCGTCTGACTGCGCTGGTGGAGGTAATTCTGAACCCCGGCGCGCCAGCGGTGACTCAGTGGGGGTCAACACGACCGCGCCCGGCATGTCGCGGCCAAGATATTGCAGCAGCGAGAAATCATCCTGCTCGTCAATGCCCAGTAGTCGTGTGCGCCAGGTTCGCATCACGCCCTGCGGCAGCAGGTGAGCAAACCAGCAGACTGGTCCGTCTACGCAGATTGGATGGGGCAAACGGTCTTCAAACAGTTGCCCGAGGACGGGCCGATCCGGGAGCAGCCGCGACACATAACTGTCGGAGAACGTGAACTGCTGAGCCTCATTGGGCAACGCTTCCAGCGTTCCAACTTCCACTTCGCCGACTTCGACCTTCAGCGCATTCATCAGAAGTCCGCTATTCGGTCGCCGACGCGACGAGAGGTTCATTCGTCAGGCTGCGCACGGACGGCCGGATATCAACCGCTTCTCCAATACGATCAGCGATGAATCGCGGCAGATAGTCCAGAAGGATTCCGCGCCGGCACTTACGAAACTCTTGCACGCTTCCGGCTAACGCGAACTGCACCGCGTCCTCCGACAAGAGAAACGATGCCTGATTGTACTTGTCAGCAGATATCGGTTCGTGCGCCGTCATCCCGTCGAGACGGATCACAATATCAGTCCCGAGCGTGTCCTGCTGACCAACCAGCAACGGTCTGTAGAACTTCGCGTGCAGCGCGTCTTCCGCCGACGTTGATTCGTCTGAGTCGGAATCGGCTTCCGGTTCCTCGCCGGCGAACAGAGTGGGCTGTTCGAGGGCCGCGGGAGAATCACTTCGACGCGGTCCGGCGGCCAGTAACGCCAGAATGAAGATCTTCGAAGCCGCACTCTTCAGGCTGATCTTCTGGTCAATCTTCTCGATCGGGTTCTTCGCCAGCGAGTCAACAGTCACGTCGCCGAGCGTCCGGATGAGTCCGGCCATCGTGGCTTCCGCGTCAACTCCGCTGCGGATCTCGTTCACCAGGCTGCCGACTTTTGCGTCGGAAGAATCTTCGTGCCGGCCCGACAGTGCTCCTCTCCAGATCCAGCGTGCGGCAAGCTGGTCGGCGCGGGAATTCTCGGCGGGGAACTGATCGTAGAACGCGGACAGAATGTACAGCGGAAGCCGATAAGGCATCAGTTTGAAGACCGGGATTCCGGCCCAGCTTGTGATCGTCGTGATCGCGCGCCGAACGGCTGCTTCCGTCCGTTGAATCAAATT
This window encodes:
- a CDS encoding type II toxin-antitoxin system HipA family toxin, which encodes MNALKVEVGEVEVGTLEALPNEAQQFTFSDSYVSRLLPDRPVLGQLFEDRLPHPICVDGPVCWFAHLLPQGVMRTWRTRLLGIDEQDDFSLLQYLGRDMPGAVVLTPTESPLARRGSELPPPAQSDDAVPGLKFSLAGAQWKLSARSSGRGLTTSAEGDGVACIAKFDAPEYPGLPECEFATMNWARAAGVSVPDFELRRSDEFDAIPDGMPTGNGAVFTIARFDRSTTGRIHMEDFGQILDRPPGDRQYHSSYEDIGRVISWIAPNSAAEFLRQIAFTVICGNGDAHLKNFSVIYPDRRNAELSPAYDIVSTICYFRPGKEQLALSLGGIRRFSEVTLRSFETLYHALGISPELGIATVTGLVSAALEAWTQPHMRQAFAETHRARIQRHLEELPLTSGSDH
- a CDS encoding DUF262 domain-containing protein; its protein translation is MTASPEQQIPALDRRPEARGFRVEQLLDEARRGILRIPHFQRPLRWRTKNVLELFDSIRRGFPIGDLLLSRDTAPGGSVSFGPVNFRVNAQHAALWVVDGQQRLTALVAALLRKELAPKRDYWAVWYDLQKQTFQVLQRREPEPAWIPLNVLSDSVKQLKWIRNWPHAEEREDLVDRALELGKAVREYEVPAYIVDGANDEVLRLIFTRANTGGIGMRESEIFEALYGHEGEQPIRSAVARLFDLGFGTLDEDLFLRCLKAICHPMTADQVGSENLLPDNLIQRTEAAVRRAITTITSWAGIPVFKLMPYRLPLYILSAFYDQFPAENSRADQLAARWIWRGALSGRHEDSSDAKVGSLVNEIRSGVDAEATMAGLIRTLGDVTVDSLAKNPIEKIDQKISLKSAASKIFILALLAAGPRRSDSPAALEQPTLFAGEEPEADSDSDESTSAEDALHAKFYRPLLVGQQDTLGTDIVIRLDGMTAHEPISADKYNQASFLLSEDAVQFALAGSVQEFRKCRRGILLDYLPRFIADRIGEAVDIRPSVRSLTNEPLVASATE